The Pempheris klunzingeri isolate RE-2024b chromosome 1, fPemKlu1.hap1, whole genome shotgun sequence genome includes a region encoding these proteins:
- the gpt2 gene encoding alanine aminotransferase 2 → MHRVKHLVHRPPRLPLRPEPLCSRWWQHARLKTHGPAELCGLKRFSTAEAAVESGPPARMREKTLTMATLNPHVKAVEYAVRGPIVIKAGDMERSLQEGVKQPFTEIIKANIGDAHAMGQQPITFLRQVVALCCFPELLDSPAFPDDAKQRAQRILRDCGGQSLGSYSASQGVECIRQDIADYITQRDQGVPCDWNNIYLTTGASDGIMSILKLLVSGQGSSRTGVMIPIPQYPLYSAAISELEAVQINYYLDEANCWALDTEELQRAYLTAKQHCQPRVLCIINPGNPTGQVQSKKCIEDVLHFAYEENLFVMADEVYQDNVYSSDCHFHSFKKVLYEMGPEYFNNVELASFHSTSKGYTGECGFRGGYMEVLNMDPQVRTQLVKLLSVRLCPPVSGQAAMDVIVNPPKVHEPSYAQFNKEKNSVLDALAHKAKLTEQILNSVPGIKLNPVQGAMYAFPQIFIPPRAIQEAQSLSMAPDMLYCLRLLEETGICVVPGSGFGQSEGTYHFRMTILPSLEKLKVLLEKLKEFHLRFLEEYSQEEPQITRTTEEQHTEMSKQPD, encoded by the exons ATGCACCGCGTCAAACACCTGGTACACCGGCCCCCGCGTCTTCCCCTCCGGCCGGAGCCGCTTTGTTCCCGCTGGTGGCAGCACGCTCGGCTCAAGACGCACGGGCCCGCGGAGCTGTGCGGGCTGAAGCGGTTCAGCACGGCGGAGGCGGCCGTGGAGAGCGGCCCCCCAGCGAGGATGCGGGAGAAGACTCTGACCATGGCGACGCTAAACCCGCATGTGAAGGCGGTGGAGTACGCTGTCAGAGGCCCCATCGTCATTAAGGCGGGAGACATGGAGAGGAGCCTGCAGGAG GGAGTGAAACAGCCTTTCACTGAGATCATCAAAGCCAACATTGGGGATGCTCATGCTATGGGCCAGCAGCCAATCACCTTCCTCCGCCAG GTGGTGGCTCTGTGTTGTTTCCCAGAACTGCTTGACAGTCCGGCTTTCCCTGACGATGCGAAGCAACGAGCCCAACGCATCCTCCGGGACTGTGGAGGACAGAGCTTAG GCTCGTACAGCGCCAGCCAAGGGGTGGAGTGTATCCGCCAGGACATTGCTGACTACATCACACAGAGAGACCAGGGCGTACCGTGTGACTGGAACAACATCTACCTCACCACGGGGGCCAGTGACGGCATCATG AGCATCCTGAAGCTGCTGGTATCGGGTCAGGGCAGCTCCAGGACGGGCGTGATGATTCCCATCCCTCAGTACCCACTGTACTCTGCAGCCATCTCTGAGTTGGAGGCAGTGCAGATTAACTACTACCTTGATGAGGCCAATTGCTGGGCGCTGGATACTGAAGAACTTCAGCGGGCCTACCTGACAGCCAAGCAGCACTGCCAGCCCAGAGTCCTCTGCATCATCAACCCTGGAAACCCCACCG GTCAGGTGCAGAGTAAGAAGTGCATAGAGGACGTGCTGCACTTCGCTTATGAGGAGAATCTGTTTGTCATGGCTGATGAG GTTTACCAGGACAATGTGTATTCGTCAGACTGTCACTTCCACTCCTTTAAAAAGGTCCTCTATGAAATGGGCCCTGAGTATTTCAACAATGTGGAGCTGGCCTCCTTCCACTCCACCTCCAAGGGCTACACTGGAGA GTGTGGTTTCCGTGGAGGCTACATGGAGGTGCTGAACATGGATCCACAGGTGAGGACCCAGCTGGTCAAACTGCTCTCTGTTCGCCTCTGCCCCCCCGTCTCTGGACAGGCAGCAATGGACGTCATTGTAAATCCCCCCAAAGTCCACGAGCCCTCATATGCTCAGTTTAACAAG GAGAAAAACTCAGTCCTGGATGCCCTGGCTCACAAAGCCAAGCTTACAGAGCAAATCCTAAACTCAGTGCCTGGGATCAAGTTAAACCCAGTCCAAGGAGCCATGTACGCCTTCCCTCAGATCTTCATCCCACCACGAGCAATTCAAGAGGCCCAG tCCCTGTCTATGGCTCCAGACATGCTGTACTGTCTCAGACTGCTGGAGGAAACCGGTATCTGTGTGGTGCCTGGAAGTGGATTCGGCCAGAGTGAGGGAACCTATCACTTCAG AATGACCATCCTGCCAAGCTTGGAGAAGCTGAAAGTCCTCCTGGAGAAGCTGAAGGAATTCCACCTCAGATTCCTTGAGGAATATTCCCAAGAGGAGCCTCAGATCACCAGAACTACAGaagaacaacacacagaaatgtcaaaGCAACCCGACTGA
- the mtfmt gene encoding methionyl-tRNA formyltransferase, mitochondrial, whose translation MWTNGKTAAASLNMVNRVRQRFLHGGAWRRVAVGRQRCLCRLMSTSGPPWRIMFFGTDGFAVESLKLLTSSRSSGKGLVESLEVVTLPGDIPVKRFAQQNHLLVHSWPHENVDGQFDIGVVVSFGCLLPERLIKKFPYGILNVHPSLLPRWRGPAPIYHTVMHGDTVTGVTIIQIRPHRFDVGPILNQELHQVPKKCTAEELGATLATEGAHLLIDTLKTLPERLAHKREQGQAGATFAPKISTSMSWMVWEEQTCDQIDRLYRAIGPWIPLRTIWMDRTIKLLDFVGKCHVTLSDQRRRPVPGSVSYQKQSNTLAVCCKDGWVGFKAVVLKKRLTAADFYNGYLHQTADTLFVSRKTGTEAHQMRGNTML comes from the exons ATGTGGACGAACGGcaagacagcagcagcttctctgaaTATGGTTAACCGGGTCCGGCAGCGCTTCCTACATGGAGGAGCATGGAGGAGGGTAGCTGTGGGTCGGCAGCGGTGTCTCTGTAGACTCATGTCAACATCAGGACCCCCGTGGAGGATCATGTTCTTTGGCACCGATGGGTTCGCTGTGGAATCTCTAAAACTCCTCACGTCCAGCAG GAGCTCTGGTAAAGGGTTGGTGGAGTCCCTTGAAGTGGTCACTTTGCCCGGTGACATCCCAGTGAAGAGGTTTGCCCAACAGAACCACCTTCTGGTCCACAGCTGGCCCCATGAAAACGTGGATGGACAGTTTGACATTGGAGTGGTGGTGTCTTTTGGCTGTTTGCTCCCTGAGAGACTGATCAAGAAGTTTCCATa TGGGATCTTGAATGTTCACCCCAGCCTGCTGCCGAGGTGGCGAGGTCCAGCACCCATCTACCACACCGTCATGCATGGTGACACTGTGACAGGAGTCACCATCATCCAGATCCGACCTCACAG GTTTGATGTGGGCCCCATTCTCAACCAGGAGCTCCATCAGGTCCCCAAGAAATGTACTGCTGAGGAGCTGGGAGCTACTCTTGCCACGGAGGGAGCACATCTG CTGATTGACACGCTGAAGACGCTGCCTGAAAGACTGGCACATAAAAGGGAGCAAGGACAGGCAGGTGCAACATTTG CCCCAAAAATCAGTACATCCATGAGCTGGATGGTGTGGGAGGAGCAGACCTGTGATCAAATCGATCGCCTCTATCGTGCCATCGGACCCTGG ATACCTCTGAGGACCATATGGATGGACAGGACTATAAAACTTCTAGATTTTGTTGGAAAATGCCACGTTACATTATCAG ATCAAAGGAGGAGACCAGTCCCTGGCTCAGTGAGCTATCAGAAGCAGTCCAATACTCTGGCTGTCTGCTGTAAG GATGGCTGGGTCGGATTCAAGGCGGTGGTCCTGAAAAAAAGACTAACAGCAGCTGACTTCTATAACGGCTACCTGCATCAGACAGCTGACACACTCTTTGTCAGTAGGAAAACAGGAACTGAAGCACATCAGATGAGAGGGAACACAATGTTGTGA